The genome window GGCTGCTCGCGTACCTCGTCAAGGAGAAGCGGCTCGCGCGCCTCCCGGGCGGCTTCTTCGTCTCGCGCGGCGCGGTCGATCGCGTCGTCGCCGATCTTCGCGCTTCCGGCAAGTCGCCCATTTCCGTTCCCGAGTTCAAGGAGATGTTCCACCTCACGCGCCGGATGGCGATCCCGCTCCTCGAGCATCTCGACGAGACGAAGGTCACGCGGCGGGTCGGGGACAAACGGGAGGTCGTGAAGAATTAGTCGCGAGTCTCAAAGTCACGAGTCGCGAGTCAGGACACCGGGACCTGGGCTCAGGACTCGCCGACCAGCGACTTTTTCCCGACTTCTTCCCGATTGATTTTCGTCAGCGTTTCCCCGAAGATCTTCTCCGGAGAGGGGGTGACGCGAATGGGAGACAAGTCGCCGAAGAAGGAAACCAAGAAGCCGAAGCAGAAGAAGAAAAAGTAACCGCAGGGTTACGGTTCAGGATCTGAAAAAGGCCGGGAGCGATCCCGGCCTTTTTCGTTGGCCGCCGCCCGTCGCAGCGTCGCGGGCGGCACGCGCCCGTCCTTCTCAGTTGATCGGGCCTCGAGGCGCGGCCAGACGGGTTGAAAGACGCGTTCGGGGCGCCCGCCGGCGGGTGAGGCGTACCGGGGCGTACGTTGAGCCCGCCGGCGGGCGCCACGGACGCGTATAGCGACCCGTATGGTCCGCGCGCCAGCCAAGGCTGGCTTCGCGACGCCTAGCGGCGCGAAGCCACCTGCACCCTCGCCATCGCGGTCTCCAGCTTCGCGTTGATGATCTGGAAAGTCTCCGGGCCCACTGTCCGCATCGCCTCTTCGGCCGCGGCCTGCTCGCGCTGCGCGGCGGGAAGGTCGATCTCCTGCGGAAGATCGGCGAAGTCGCAGAGCACGGTGACCGTGTCGTTCGACACCTCGGCGAAGCCGCCGCCGATCACGACGAAGCTCTCCTTCTTCCCGATGCGGTAGGACGCCTGGCCGATCTTCAGCAGCGCGACGAGCGGCGTGTGCCCGGGGAGCACGCCGAAGTAGCCCTGCTCGCCCGGGAGCTCGACCTCGTCGCACTCGACGTCGAGAACCTTCCGCTCGGGGGTGACGAGGCGGAGACGCAGCATCCTACGCGGCTTCCTTCTTCAGCTTCTCGGCCTTCTCGAGGGCTTCCTCGATCGTGCCGCACATGTAGAACGCCTGCTCCGGGACGTCGTCGTGCTTGCCTTCGACGAGCTCGCGGAAACCCTTCACGGTGTCGGCGATCTTCACGTACCGCCCCTCGAGGCCGGTGAACTGTTCGGCGACGAAGAACGGCTGCGAGAGGAACTTCTGGATCTTGCGCGCGCGGGCGACCGTCAGCTTGTCCTCTTCCGACAGCTCGTCGATCCCGAGGATCGCGATGATGTCCTGGAGGTCCTTGTATTTCTGGAGCACCTGCTGGACGTCGCGGGCCACCTTGTAGTGCTCCTCGCCGACGACGCGGGGCGTCAGGATCTTGGAAGTCGACGCCAGCGGATCGACGGCCGGGTAGATCCCCTT of Thermoanaerobaculia bacterium contains these proteins:
- the atpC gene encoding ATP synthase F1 subunit epsilon — translated: MLRLRLVTPERKVLDVECDEVELPGEQGYFGVLPGHTPLVALLKIGQASYRIGKKESFVVIGGGFAEVSNDTVTVLCDFADLPQEIDLPAAQREQAAAEEAMRTVGPETFQIINAKLETAMARVQVASRR